A genomic region of Methanosarcina thermophila TM-1 contains the following coding sequences:
- a CDS encoding class I SAM-dependent methyltransferase: MSFRNRVSLRDAMRGIIEEPLLQMVPKRFDYIGDVAIISIPPELEAYKATIASKLLSMRGNTRAVLNKVSKLEGEHRVADFELLLGESTETIHRENGYKYKLDVKKVFFNPRLYSERGRIASKITSGERIIIPFAGVGPFVLPAAGKGAKVYAIEINPDACACLKENIRINRLEGQVTVIQEDFKKLFQPEKIFPILNPSKASEKPETGKNDENCIFDRAIVPTPYGMDLVLERIIKFVRVGGYIHFYTFKAESQISELIEDYKEMGLEVEFYRRAGNVAPGISRWVFDLIKK, translated from the coding sequence TGCAATGAGAGGTATAATTGAAGAACCCCTGCTTCAGATGGTTCCAAAACGTTTTGATTATATAGGTGATGTGGCTATAATTTCGATCCCTCCAGAGCTTGAGGCTTATAAAGCAACTATTGCTTCAAAGCTGCTTTCCATGCGGGGCAATACGCGGGCTGTGCTTAATAAGGTAAGCAAACTCGAAGGCGAGCACAGGGTTGCGGACTTTGAACTTCTGTTAGGGGAATCAACGGAAACTATTCACAGGGAAAACGGCTATAAATATAAACTGGATGTCAAAAAAGTCTTTTTTAATCCCCGCCTGTACTCGGAAAGAGGAAGGATAGCCTCGAAGATTACGTCTGGAGAGCGTATTATAATTCCTTTCGCAGGAGTAGGTCCTTTTGTGCTTCCTGCCGCAGGAAAAGGGGCGAAAGTATATGCTATTGAGATAAACCCAGATGCCTGTGCCTGCCTCAAGGAAAATATTCGGATTAACAGGCTCGAAGGACAGGTAACCGTTATTCAGGAGGATTTTAAGAAACTTTTCCAGCCTGAGAAAATTTTTCCGATTCTTAACCCTTCGAAAGCCAGTGAAAAACCAGAAACTGGTAAAAATGACGAAAATTGCATTTTTGACAGGGCTATTGTACCGACCCCTTACGGCATGGATCTCGTCCTTGAAAGGATCATAAAGTTTGTAAGAGTAGGCGGATACATTCATTTTTACACCTTTAAAGCCGAATCCCAGATTTCGGAACTAATTGAAGATTATAAAGAAATGGGTCTTGAGGTAGAATTTTACAGGCGCGCCGGAAATGTTGCCCCTGGCATCAGCAGGTGGGTTTTTGATCTTATTAAAAAATAG
- a CDS encoding dihydrolipoyl dehydrogenase has translation MENYDLIIIGTGSAMNYINQIIDFNPEMRIAVIDKDEPGGICLTRGCIPSKTLLYPAELIREVETATNFGIKIKIEGIDFLGIMERMRRKIGEDIEAIKKSLTGNRYFDYYHESAEFVSPYTLKVGDKILHSEMIFLCTGSRPAIPSVKGLEEAGYLTSDTVLGLVECPKRLAILGGGYIAAEYGHFFSAMGAEVTVIGRNPQFLPQEEPEISRLALMKMSEYMRIITNHEAVEVRKEENGQKAVIAKERNSGQEVRIIVDEILVATGRVPNTDILHPERAGIKTDKNGWILVNEYLETSQPNIWALGDANGKYLLKHVGNYESGIVYLNAIMKEKVKADYHAVPHAVFSYPEIAGVGMGEQKAVERYGEERIVIGLKFFEDTAKGAAMEARDYFVKVILDAEEDKILGAHIIGPHASVLIHQIIPLMYTELRSPAPIMRAMDIHPSLSEVVTGAFFSRLPPEHYHHVLKHIGLED, from the coding sequence ATGGAGAATTATGATCTTATCATTATAGGTACAGGCTCTGCAATGAATTATATAAACCAAATTATTGATTTTAACCCTGAAATGAGAATTGCCGTTATCGACAAAGACGAACCTGGCGGGATCTGTCTTACAAGAGGATGCATCCCTTCAAAAACCCTGCTCTATCCTGCCGAGCTTATCAGGGAAGTGGAAACAGCAACCAATTTCGGAATTAAGATAAAAATAGAGGGCATCGATTTTCTTGGGATTATGGAAAGGATGCGCAGGAAAATAGGAGAGGATATAGAGGCAATAAAAAAGAGTCTGACCGGAAACAGGTATTTTGACTACTATCATGAAAGCGCGGAGTTCGTTTCTCCTTATACCCTTAAAGTCGGTGACAAAATCCTGCACTCTGAAATGATCTTCCTTTGTACCGGCTCAAGACCTGCAATCCCGTCTGTTAAAGGTTTGGAAGAAGCAGGATACCTCACGAGCGATACAGTGCTTGGACTCGTGGAATGCCCAAAAAGGCTTGCGATTCTCGGAGGAGGTTATATTGCAGCTGAATACGGGCACTTTTTCTCAGCTATGGGAGCCGAAGTCACGGTTATAGGGAGAAATCCCCAATTTCTTCCGCAGGAAGAGCCCGAGATCTCAAGGCTTGCTTTGATGAAGATGTCAGAATATATGCGGATTATTACGAACCATGAAGCTGTAGAGGTCAGGAAAGAAGAAAACGGACAGAAAGCTGTTATTGCGAAGGAGAGAAATTCGGGACAGGAAGTAAGAATCATTGTAGATGAGATCCTCGTGGCAACAGGAAGAGTACCGAATACCGATATCCTCCACCCCGAACGAGCCGGAATCAAAACCGATAAAAATGGATGGATTCTGGTGAACGAGTATCTTGAGACCTCACAGCCGAATATCTGGGCGTTAGGAGACGCAAATGGAAAATATCTGCTAAAGCATGTGGGAAACTATGAATCCGGGATAGTTTATCTCAATGCCATCATGAAAGAAAAAGTAAAGGCAGACTACCACGCCGTGCCTCATGCTGTTTTTTCCTATCCCGAGATTGCCGGAGTAGGCATGGGAGAGCAGAAAGCCGTGGAAAGGTACGGAGAGGAAAGAATCGTCATAGGTCTCAAGTTTTTTGAAGATACTGCTAAAGGAGCGGCTATGGAAGCCAGGGACTATTTCGTAAAGGTGATTCTGGATGCGGAGGAAGATAAAATCCTGGGAGCCCATATAATAGGCCCACATGCCTCAGTCCTGATCCACCAGATAATTCCTCTTATGTATACTGAATTGAGAAGCCCTGCGCCGATCATGCGGGCGATGGATATTCATCCCTCCCTTAGCGAAGTTGTAACGGGAGCATTTTTTTCGCGGCTGCCGCCTGAACATTATCACCATGTCCTGAAGCATATCGGGCTTGAGGACTGA
- a CDS encoding MFS transporter, whose product MKKETNNVRSLSEVPEICHTPDVPVVGTEKRIVLLIAILAGFITPFDGSAVNIALPVLGAEFHMDAIALSWVATAYLLSSALFLVPFGKIADIYGRKKIFLYGIAVFSLSSLIMTMVSSTEMLIGVRVFQGIGSAMIFGTGVAIITSVFPPGERGKAIGIYVTAVYIGLSIGPLLGGAMTQYLGWRSIFFVNVPIGIITILLILWKIKGEWAECKGEKFDLIGSVIYGAAIVALMYGFSALPDFQGAALIAAGILGIIIFALYEMRIPSPVLDISLLTKNRIFAFSNLSALINYSATFAVTFLLSLDLQYTKGFTPAHAGTILIVQPVVMAMVSPIAGRLSDRIEPRIVASVGMTFTAIGLFLLIFLTDVTPIWYLIVILIVLGIGFGLFSSPNTNAIMSSVDKRYYGVASGMNGTMRLLGQMLSMGIAMMIFAIVIGPVEITPEYYSQFILSLHYAFILFTAFCIIGIFTSLVRGKRKPVTHAGIPEKSKR is encoded by the coding sequence ATGAAAAAAGAAACAAATAACGTCAGATCACTTTCTGAAGTCCCCGAGATCTGCCACACCCCTGATGTTCCTGTTGTCGGCACGGAAAAGCGGATTGTACTCCTTATTGCGATACTTGCAGGATTTATCACTCCTTTTGACGGTTCGGCAGTAAATATTGCCCTGCCTGTACTGGGAGCCGAATTTCACATGGATGCTATTGCTCTCTCCTGGGTTGCGACAGCATACCTCCTTTCATCAGCACTGTTTCTTGTCCCGTTCGGAAAAATCGCAGATATTTACGGAAGGAAAAAAATTTTTCTCTATGGTATCGCGGTTTTCAGCCTATCATCTTTAATTATGACCATGGTCTCCTCTACTGAAATGCTGATCGGAGTGCGGGTTTTCCAGGGTATAGGAAGTGCCATGATTTTCGGGACAGGCGTCGCTATAATTACCTCGGTCTTTCCGCCAGGTGAGCGCGGAAAAGCTATTGGTATCTATGTTACTGCAGTTTACATCGGGCTTTCAATAGGTCCCTTACTGGGAGGAGCGATGACACAGTATCTTGGCTGGAGAAGCATCTTTTTCGTAAATGTCCCTATAGGCATTATAACAATTCTGCTGATCCTCTGGAAAATTAAGGGCGAATGGGCGGAGTGTAAAGGAGAAAAATTCGACCTCATAGGATCAGTCATATATGGTGCAGCGATAGTTGCGCTCATGTACGGTTTCTCTGCTCTCCCTGACTTTCAAGGAGCTGCCCTGATAGCCGCAGGAATTCTTGGAATTATAATTTTTGCCCTGTACGAGATGAGAATACCTTCTCCCGTTCTTGATATTTCTCTCCTGACAAAAAACCGAATCTTTGCCTTTTCGAACCTATCTGCGCTCATCAATTATAGCGCGACCTTCGCAGTAACCTTTCTCCTGAGCCTCGACCTGCAGTACACTAAAGGTTTTACTCCTGCCCATGCCGGGACTATCCTGATAGTGCAGCCAGTTGTCATGGCTATGGTTTCACCAATTGCCGGTCGGCTCTCGGACAGGATTGAGCCTCGCATTGTTGCATCGGTAGGAATGACATTTACCGCAATTGGGCTCTTTCTTCTTATTTTCCTTACAGATGTGACTCCTATCTGGTACCTGATTGTCATTCTGATTGTCCTGGGTATAGGTTTCGGGCTCTTTTCGTCCCCAAATACAAATGCAATCATGAGCTCGGTAGATAAAAGATATTATGGCGTCGCATCAGGGATGAACGGGACTATGCGGCTCCTTGGTCAGATGCTCTCAATGGGTATTGCGATGATGATCTTTGCAATTGTTATCGGTCCTGTAGAGATTACCCCCGAATATTACTCCCAGTTCATTTTAAGCCTGCACTATGCGTTTATCCTGTTTACAGCTTTCTGCATTATTGGTATATTCACATCCCTTGTAAGAGGAAAGAGAAAGCCTGTAACTCATGCCGGCATACCTGAGAAGAGCAAAAGATAA
- a CDS encoding flavodoxin family protein, whose protein sequence is MKVLGISASPRGSESNTLQLVKSVIKGAESEGAEVELIDLYTLKIEYCTGCGACYATGECPLIDDFEELLDRIMNADGIVFGAPNYINSVPAPMKAFFDRLSDVIHCQMLSGKFGCSVSTGGGTADVVVDYMNSVLMTLGVTVVGGLGVVMAGNPAAPQQAAGSAEELGKKLVKSIRGEIKYPEQEEQHRQNVEYFCRLAQSNKERFAHDYDWYVRMGLIK, encoded by the coding sequence ATGAAGGTTCTTGGAATTAGTGCAAGTCCCAGAGGAAGTGAGAGCAACACCCTTCAACTGGTAAAGTCTGTGATCAAAGGTGCTGAATCCGAAGGTGCGGAAGTCGAACTGATAGACCTCTACACACTTAAGATAGAATACTGCACAGGGTGCGGAGCCTGTTATGCGACAGGAGAGTGCCCCCTGATCGACGATTTTGAGGAGCTTCTTGACAGAATCATGAATGCCGATGGAATTGTTTTTGGGGCTCCGAATTATATTAACTCGGTTCCGGCGCCTATGAAAGCCTTCTTCGATCGGCTTTCAGACGTTATCCACTGTCAGATGCTATCCGGAAAGTTCGGTTGCTCAGTATCCACTGGAGGAGGTACTGCGGATGTGGTCGTAGATTACATGAATAGTGTGCTCATGACTCTTGGAGTTACTGTTGTCGGAGGGCTTGGCGTTGTAATGGCAGGAAACCCGGCTGCACCCCAGCAGGCTGCAGGATCTGCTGAGGAGCTTGGTAAGAAGCTGGTAAAGTCAATCCGCGGAGAAATAAAATATCCGGAGCAGGAGGAACAGCATCGTCAGAATGTCGAATATTTCTGCCGGCTTGCCCAATCCAATAAAGAGCGTTTTGCCCATGACTACGACTGGTACGTACGGATGGGTCTTATAAAGTAA
- a CDS encoding TIGR00297 family protein, with the protein MNRAAPSFKNRNSLQGTPVMHILYLLLILIAPFAGVNILFLLSIALFVRIRFSGRVFSYNRSAISLIFSLVLMLFVSVISGGSSFTYPFYIVLAAFAIAVVGDHGTYFSDTDPVPDFTTRRSRIKKRSFSTLWSSAFLALRIVAAFLAASWIIYWQGLLVSYNLVFFIAVIGAVTGSLFESIPSKIDKNISVPLGSGMTMWIFEEFRYWVPPEEIVVALAFSFFLGVLAYRAKIADVSALLSAALLGVLIIVFSGLSWFLLLLTFFILGGGFTRYKYAYKESIGIAQAKDGIRSYENVFSNSTAALVLAVAYGVFPEHSLPIIYAYMGTVATATGDTLASEIGTTAKGRPRMITTLKPSEPGADGAVSLLGEFAAILGSAVIGILAYLLGVSDNFILTVLITTAGGFFGTNIDSLLGATLQKRGVLSNSGVNFVATFTGAGISAALYYLIA; encoded by the coding sequence ATGAACAGAGCTGCCCCATCTTTTAAAAACAGGAATTCTCTCCAGGGAACTCCTGTAATGCATATCCTTTATCTCCTGCTTATCCTTATAGCTCCTTTTGCAGGGGTGAATATCCTTTTTCTCCTGTCTATCGCACTTTTTGTGAGAATCCGGTTTTCAGGAAGGGTCTTTTCTTATAACAGAAGCGCTATCAGCCTTATATTTTCCCTAGTTCTAATGCTTTTTGTTTCCGTAATTTCAGGAGGCTCTTCTTTTACCTATCCTTTCTACATAGTACTTGCCGCTTTTGCAATTGCAGTTGTAGGAGACCATGGGACTTATTTTTCCGATACCGATCCTGTGCCTGATTTTACTACAAGGAGGAGCAGGATAAAAAAGAGGAGTTTTTCAACACTCTGGAGTTCGGCTTTCCTGGCACTTCGGATTGTTGCCGCATTCCTTGCCGCAAGCTGGATCATCTACTGGCAGGGGCTTTTAGTCTCATACAACCTGGTATTTTTCATAGCTGTAATTGGGGCAGTTACAGGTTCACTTTTCGAGTCAATCCCCTCTAAGATCGATAAGAATATTTCGGTGCCCCTTGGCTCAGGAATGACAATGTGGATTTTTGAGGAGTTCAGATACTGGGTGCCTCCTGAAGAAATAGTTGTAGCACTTGCCTTCTCATTTTTCCTGGGCGTGCTGGCTTACAGGGCGAAAATTGCTGATGTTTCTGCCCTTCTGAGTGCCGCACTTCTGGGAGTCCTGATAATCGTTTTTAGCGGTCTTTCCTGGTTCCTGCTCCTGCTCACGTTCTTTATCCTCGGAGGCGGGTTTACGAGATACAAATATGCTTACAAAGAGTCCATAGGGATTGCCCAGGCTAAAGACGGAATACGGAGTTACGAAAATGTATTTTCAAATAGTACGGCAGCCCTTGTCCTGGCGGTAGCATATGGGGTTTTTCCTGAGCACAGCCTTCCTATTATCTATGCTTATATGGGCACGGTCGCAACAGCTACCGGAGATACCCTTGCAAGTGAAATAGGCACAACTGCAAAAGGAAGACCAAGAATGATAACGACCTTGAAGCCTTCTGAGCCCGGGGCTGATGGGGCAGTGTCACTACTCGGTGAATTTGCTGCAATCCTGGGCTCTGCAGTGATAGGGATTCTTGCATACTTACTGGGAGTCTCGGACAATTTTATATTAACGGTTCTTATAACGACAGCAGGAGGCTTTTTCGGGACAAATATTGATAGTCTCCTTGGAGCTACTCTTCAGAAAAGAGGGGTACTCTCAAACAGCGGAGTAAACTTCGTAGCAACATTTACAGGGGCAGGAATTTCCGCAGCACTGTACTATCTCATAGCCTGA
- a CDS encoding DJ-1/PfpI family protein: MTETEHTGKKVLLVIAQEEFRDEECFIPKQLFEAAGVEVTVAAESMETAKGMLGGTIKPDIKISEARIDEYDAIVISGGSGSRKYLWDNKALQNLVKEADALKKVISAICISPVVLARTGILKGKESTVFKSPDTVRELEEHGAVYLDRDVVVSGRVVTGRDPASADAFGKAVLEALKKV; this comes from the coding sequence ATGACTGAAACCGAACATACAGGCAAGAAAGTCCTGCTTGTAATCGCTCAGGAAGAGTTCAGGGATGAGGAATGTTTTATTCCGAAACAGCTTTTTGAGGCAGCGGGAGTAGAAGTTACTGTTGCAGCCGAATCTATGGAAACAGCTAAAGGGATGCTGGGAGGCACAATCAAGCCTGATATAAAAATCTCAGAAGCCAGAATTGACGAATATGATGCAATAGTAATCTCAGGAGGGTCAGGCTCAAGAAAATACTTGTGGGATAACAAAGCGTTGCAAAACCTCGTAAAAGAAGCCGATGCCCTTAAAAAGGTGATTTCTGCGATTTGCATCTCCCCTGTTGTGCTGGCAAGAACAGGTATCCTGAAGGGTAAAGAGAGCACGGTTTTCAAAAGCCCGGATACAGTACGCGAACTTGAGGAACATGGAGCTGTCTATCTGGACCGTGATGTGGTGGTTTCAGGGCGCGTGGTTACAGGGCGAGACCCAGCAAGTGCTGATGCATTTGGTAAAGCCGTACTTGAAGCCCTGAAGAAAGTTTAA
- a CDS encoding DUF21 domain-containing protein, producing MNEIFIWIAILIFITQSAIFSGMTIGTFGLGRLRLEIEAEAGNEDAIKILQIRRDSNFLLTTLLWGNVGVNVLIALLTDSVLTGASAFLFSTFVITSFGEIAPQAYFSRNALSLGAKLTPLIRFYQMLLYPVAKPTALILDWWLGREKLELFKEQAMRIMLEKHIESGRTDIGKFEGIGALNFLSIDDVSISDEGSIIDERSIISLPVENNRPVFPAFKREPNDPFLQKIEASGKKWVIITNPQNEPVMVLDADGFLRDAVYKKGPFIPLSYCHFPVVVKSPKTRLEKVIRQFKVYPQYPEDDVIDQDLILYWGEEKRIITGSDILGRLLRGIVIECDLTSGCEIPVPPSQPGIVRRRSLRRRSKEGKEQGKE from the coding sequence ATGAATGAAATATTTATCTGGATAGCGATTTTAATCTTCATAACTCAATCCGCTATTTTTTCCGGTATGACAATTGGAACTTTTGGACTTGGAAGACTCAGGCTTGAGATAGAGGCTGAAGCTGGCAATGAAGACGCTATCAAAATTCTGCAGATCCGAAGAGATTCAAATTTCCTGCTTACGACATTGCTTTGGGGCAACGTAGGCGTAAATGTCCTGATTGCCCTGCTTACGGATTCCGTGCTGACAGGGGCTTCGGCATTTCTCTTCTCTACTTTCGTAATTACCAGTTTCGGAGAGATTGCACCTCAGGCTTATTTTTCCCGAAATGCTCTATCATTGGGAGCAAAGCTGACCCCTCTAATCCGATTCTACCAGATGCTGCTCTATCCCGTAGCCAAGCCTACAGCGCTTATTCTTGACTGGTGGTTGGGTAGGGAAAAGCTTGAACTCTTCAAGGAGCAAGCTATGCGGATTATGCTCGAAAAACATATCGAGTCAGGAAGGACAGATATAGGCAAATTTGAAGGAATAGGAGCCCTGAACTTTCTTTCCATAGATGACGTCAGCATTTCCGATGAGGGTTCAATAATAGACGAGAGAAGCATAATTTCTCTCCCTGTCGAAAACAACCGTCCGGTGTTTCCTGCTTTCAAAAGGGAACCGAATGATCCTTTTCTACAAAAAATCGAAGCATCCGGGAAGAAATGGGTAATAATTACCAACCCGCAGAATGAGCCTGTCATGGTGCTTGATGCGGATGGTTTCCTGAGGGATGCGGTCTACAAGAAAGGTCCATTCATCCCGCTTTCTTATTGCCATTTCCCGGTTGTGGTAAAATCCCCGAAGACCAGACTTGAAAAAGTGATCCGCCAGTTTAAGGTATATCCGCAGTATCCTGAAGATGATGTAATCGATCAGGATCTTATTCTTTACTGGGGCGAGGAAAAAAGGATTATAACTGGTTCGGATATTCTGGGTCGACTGCTGCGCGGAATTGTAATAGAATGTGATCTGACATCAGGATGTGAGATACCTGTCCCACCTTCTCAGCCAGGAATTGTAAGAAGAAGAAGCTTGAGAAGAAGAAGCAAAGAAGGCAAAGAACAGGGAAAGGAATGA
- a CDS encoding SagB/ThcOx family dehydrogenase has translation MTEELEAILAYHQASKHNFKAYAPGPHRLDMQIMPDPFLNYYGTRLLNLDLWSDEQIKTEIFPAYEQAFSPEKLRAAELSKKSISQLFFDSFAISAWKAAGGMKWPLRVNPSSGNLHPTEVYLISGPVKGLLKNPSVCHYAPLPHALELRAEFSQETWEMLRSGFPDGTIFVGLTSIYWRASWKYGLRAFRYAQHDIGHAISALTFAAAGLGWKTSILADMGSKEIAALLGISGDKGHEKQEPACMLAVYPAGKTCTRGRLSSEVISAFKNLSWEGIPNRLSPKHVEWVGIEKAALATQKNGTDYLEKKGEMESGTRTVPPLKPDNFEAHSDFETVPLRSIIRGRRSAIEMDNSAYMEKETFYAMLQKTLPQNSPIFNPLAFGPFTHLLLFVNRVKGLFPGLYIFLRKPEEKERLKAAIMPDFLWEKPKDCPSELELYMLMEETLHYFAAQLSCAQRKAADACFTACMLSEFEKPLNRFGAWIYPYLFWECGFLGQLLYLEAEANGLRGCGIGCFFDDPLHETIGLKGLEYQDLYHFAVGYPLQEIGVITLPAYEE, from the coding sequence ATGACAGAGGAACTTGAAGCTATACTGGCTTATCACCAGGCAAGTAAACATAACTTCAAAGCTTATGCGCCTGGGCCTCACCGCCTTGATATGCAGATCATGCCAGATCCCTTCCTAAACTATTATGGAACTCGACTTTTAAATCTGGATTTGTGGAGTGATGAGCAGATAAAAACTGAGATTTTTCCTGCTTATGAACAGGCTTTCTCACCAGAGAAACTCAGGGCAGCAGAACTGAGTAAAAAATCGATTTCCCAGCTTTTTTTCGACAGCTTTGCTATTTCAGCCTGGAAGGCTGCAGGAGGTATGAAATGGCCTCTCCGCGTCAATCCTTCAAGCGGAAACCTGCATCCTACCGAGGTATACCTGATTTCCGGTCCTGTAAAAGGGTTACTTAAAAACCCTTCGGTCTGCCATTATGCCCCTCTGCCTCATGCCCTTGAACTCAGAGCCGAATTCTCCCAGGAGACCTGGGAAATGCTAAGGTCAGGCTTTCCTGATGGCACTATTTTCGTGGGTTTGACTTCAATATACTGGCGGGCTTCCTGGAAATATGGGCTCAGAGCCTTCAGATATGCACAGCATGATATAGGACATGCGATTTCTGCCCTGACATTTGCTGCTGCCGGTCTTGGCTGGAAAACGAGCATTCTTGCAGATATGGGTTCAAAAGAGATAGCAGCACTTCTCGGTATATCCGGGGACAAAGGTCACGAAAAGCAGGAACCTGCCTGTATGCTCGCGGTCTATCCGGCAGGAAAAACCTGCACTAGAGGCAGGCTTTCTTCCGAGGTTATCTCAGCTTTTAAAAACCTTTCCTGGGAAGGCATTCCTAACCGTTTGAGCCCGAAGCATGTTGAATGGGTAGGTATTGAAAAAGCGGCTCTGGCAACTCAAAAGAATGGAACCGATTACCTGGAGAAAAAAGGGGAAATGGAATCTGGTACACGGACCGTTCCACCCCTTAAACCCGACAATTTTGAGGCTCATTCTGATTTTGAGACTGTTCCCCTGCGCAGCATTATTCGCGGAAGGAGAAGCGCTATAGAAATGGATAACAGCGCATACATGGAAAAAGAGACATTTTATGCGATGCTGCAAAAAACCCTTCCTCAGAATAGCCCGATTTTCAATCCTCTCGCCTTTGGTCCTTTCACTCACCTTCTACTTTTCGTAAACCGAGTAAAAGGTCTTTTTCCGGGACTTTATATCTTCCTTCGCAAACCCGAAGAAAAGGAAAGACTTAAAGCTGCTATCATGCCGGATTTTTTATGGGAAAAACCGAAAGATTGTCCATCTGAGCTTGAGCTCTATATGCTAATGGAAGAAACCTTACATTATTTTGCAGCCCAGCTTTCCTGCGCCCAGCGAAAAGCTGCAGATGCCTGTTTCACTGCCTGCATGCTTTCGGAATTCGAAAAGCCTCTGAACAGGTTTGGTGCCTGGATATATCCATACCTTTTCTGGGAATGCGGATTTCTGGGGCAGCTTCTTTACCTTGAAGCCGAAGCAAATGGTCTGAGAGGCTGCGGGATAGGGTGTTTCTTTGATGATCCTTTACATGAAACCATAGGGCTTAAAGGGCTTGAATATCAGGATCTTTATCACTTCGCCGTAGGTTATCCGCTTCAGGAAATAGGCGTTATAACCCTTCCAGCATATGAAGAGTAA